A stretch of DNA from Phycisphaerales bacterium:
GGAGGCGTTGTCGGCGATGGAGCGGATGTCGGTGAAGACGCGCTTGAGCTCGTCCACGCGCTTGGCCTTGATGGCGCTGGTGAGGTAGGTGGCGAATGGGCGGGCGAGGTGGCCACCCTTGGCCGCGGCTTTGAGGAGCGAGGGCACCCAGTCGATCTCGGGCGCGAGCGTGGTGATGACGCCCAGGACCGACAGCGTGAGGATGACGCCGTCGGAATCCCCGTCGATCACCTGCTTGCCGCCCTGGATGACCAGGTCGCGGATATCGCCGACGATGAAGAAGTCGGCGGTGACGGCGCCGACGAGGGACTCGAGGGAATCGCCTTCGCCGGAGAGGGCGCCGAGGCCCGCGGCCTTGGCTTTCGTGAGCAGGCTGTCGCGCTGCTGGATGATCTGGGTGCGCTGCGTGGTGAGCCGCTCGCGCGTTTCGGCGGTGAGGTCGTCGCCTTCGAGGCCTGCGTCCGCGAGGTTGAGGGCCTCGCCGTAGCGGCCCTGGATGCGGAGGGCCTCGACTTCCTGAGCGAAGTCGAAGGTTGGGAGCGCGGAGAGCTGGACGCGGGCGAGGCGCGCGCCGGTGTCCGCGGCGACTGCGAAGAGCAGGAACGCCGCGACGGCGAGGCGGAGGAGGTTGAACTTGGCGCGCCAGAGGAACATGGTGGGGGAGGAACGGAGTGGAGGAGTGGAGGAGTGGAGGAGTGGAGGGGTGGAGGAGTGGTTAGTTGGGGAGGTAGGTGACTTGGACGTGGGTGTCGGGGCCGGTGAGGGACTTGATGAGGGTGGTGACTTGTTCTTTCGTGACCTGCTCTACCTTGGCCGCGTCCTGGGGGAGGAGGACGAGCTCGCGGGCTTCGTCGCTGGCCCCGGCGCGGGCCTGGCTGAGGTAGTACTCGCCGGCCATCGACCGCAGCCGCAACCAGCCGGTGGAAACGAGCGGGGCCTCGCGCTCGCTGAAAACCTCGGTGGCGATGCGCGTTGGGCGGGGGATCTGCACGATGTAGCCGCCCCTGGCGCCCAGCAGCGCCGACCACGCGGCCCGGTCCACGGTCATTTGGCTGAGGTCGGTGCCGTAGTGCAGGCGGACGGGCACTTCGATGGAGGCGCGGACATCGCCGCGCCAGCTGGATTCGGAGCGCTCGACTTTCACCGTGGTGTCGATCTCGACGGTGACGAGCTTCATCGCGCGCACCGCTTGGGCCACGTCGGCGATGGGGCGCGGCGGGCGGGCGGTGTCGAGGGCCGCCTGGGCTCTGGCCTCGGAGATGAGTGAGGTCTGGAGGTTGCGGAGGTAGGCAGCCAGGGCCAGCGAGAGCGCGGCCGCGAGGAGGAAGATGAAGAGCTTGGCCTTCAGGCCGAAGCGTGCGCGCGGAGTGGGCGTCGGGGGCGCGGGGGCCATGGGGGAGGTATCGGCGATGGGCGGAGGCGGTCGTGAGTTCGGGGCGGCTTCATAGCGACGAAGACGTCGCCATGGCACGCGGGGGTCGGTGGTCCGCGGGGTCGCCATGGCGCGCGGGGCTGCTCCATATGGTTTGGCATGCGGCCGGCGGTTTTCCTGGATCGCGACGACACGCTGATTGCCTGCCGGGAGCTGCCCGCGGCCCCGCCGCCCTGCGCGCCCGGCGACCTCATCGACCCGGGGCTGGTGCGGCTGCTGCCGGGGGTGCTGGAGGGCTGCCGTTCACTGCGGCGGACCGGGTTCGCGCTGGTGGTGGTCAGCAACCAGGGCGTCGTCGCCCGCGGCGGGGCGACTTGTGCGGTGGTGGATCGCGTGAATGCGCGGGTGGGCGAGCTGCTCATCGATGGAGCGGGGCGTCCGCTGGTCGAGCGG
This window harbors:
- a CDS encoding HAD-IIIA family hydrolase, whose translation is MRPAVFLDRDDTLIACRELPAAPPPCAPGDLIDPGLVRLLPGVLEGCRSLRRTGFALVVVSNQGVVARGGATCAVVDRVNARVGELLIDGAGRPLVERFYYCPFHPKGRVPEFTREHPWRKPAPGMILGAAEELGLDVSRSWLIGDAERDIAAGIGAGLTPERCVRVGEGVSFADAVQAVLAGRRA